In the Natranaerovirga hydrolytica genome, TAATAAATGCACCGATAATAAAAAAGATTGCTTCATTACCAAAAAATGAATAGACTGTTCCACTTTCTAACACATTATAAGTTGAAAGCAATCCCATAATCCCCAAACTTGTAATAGCCAGTGGTATAATATTGGTAACCCATAAAAATATGGCTAGTAGAAATATAATTAAAGTTTGATAGGCTTGTGTTGACAAACCTTCGGGTATGTTATTAGAAGATATTGCTATAAAAAACAAAACAAATGATACTAATAACAATAATGCATTTTTGTATTCTAGAAAAAGCAATACAATAAAGGGTCTTTTATCAATATAAAATGATTTCATAACCATTCACCTTTTTAAAGTCCACTAGAATTAAATGACTCTTCTACTTTTTTTACCATTAACTTCTGTCTTAAGTTAATGCTTTCTAATATCATTTTAATTTTAATTTTATCTGCTAGATTATAAATGACTTCATCTTTATAAATAGGGATAAATCGTATTAATTCCTTGGAATAAATTTTTTTGTACTGTTTGCTCTGGGTGATGTATTCTATTAATTGGGCATTATTGGTTTCTAATTTAGGTATGATTTTATGATTTAATAGCACGTCGATTGTTTCTTTATCTTCTTCTACTTTGGCAAATACCAAACCACTAGGGAATATTTTTGTAGCATACACCATTTTTTCTACTTCATCCTTGGTATAATGGCCTTTTTCTTGATTAAAGTATATACCGTGAATACCATAAGAAAAATATTCTTCAACTTTTTTAATATCCTTTGGTATGCTGGTTTTTAGTATTAAGAACATATCGTAATAGGATTTAATATCTTCAATAATATCCCTACAAATGTTATGATTGTCTTGATTTTCGAATTCTAAAAAAACGAATTTGTAATACTGTTTTACAACTTCACTTTCAACTGTTTGAATGGTTTCCTCTCGAGGGCAAGTGTTGGGTATATAAATTGTTTTCATACAATCCCTCCTAAATATTTTCTAAAGATTGATTAACATCTTCAATAATATCTTCTATATCTTCAATACCAACTGAAATTCTAACTAAGTCTTCGTATACACCCATTTGCTCTTTTTCCTTAGTAGAATTTTGTGCACATATGGTAGATGCGGGATGAATCACTAGACTTTTGGTATCTCCTATATTGGCTAAATTACTTATAATGTTTAAATGATCAATAAAGGCAAATGCTTTTTCTTTTGAGCCAAATCGAACTGTTAAGATACCACCACAGGCTTCTCCATAATATTTTTGTGCCATTTCATAATACGGGCTACTTGTTAAGCCTGGAAAATGCACCTCATCTACTTTTGAATGTGTTGATAAATATTCTGCTAATTTTTTTGCATTTTTACAGTGTTCTTTCATTCTTAATTGGAGTGTTTCAACACCTGTAAGATTTAATGTGGCGTTAGTAGGAGACATGGTTGCTCCCAGATCTTTTCCAAGTTCCATCTTTAACTTAGCTGTAAACGCAAATTGTCTAAAGCGTTTATGATACGTTTCAAAATTTGTATATTTTTCATTTTGATATTTTTTGCTGCCGCCATCGATAATCATGCCGCCAATGGCATTAGCTGTACCATTAATGTATTTTGAAGTTGAGTGTATGACAATGTCTGCTCCATATTCTATTGGCTTAATTAAGTACGGGGTCGTTACAGTAGAATCCACAATCAATATAACCTCTTTTTGTTGACAGACCTTTCCAACACTTTCCAAGTCTAAAATGTCTAATTTTGGATTCCCAATGGTTTCAGCAAAAACAATTTTTGTTTCACTGGTAATGGCCTGATCAAGTGTTTCTTGATTCAACACGTCTAAGAATTTTACGTTGATTCCCTGATGGTCTAAGTTTTTTAGCAAATTATACGTTCCACCAAACACACCGGATGCTGCAATAATTTCATCACCAGGTTGCACAATGTTCATGAGTGCTAAATAAATGGCTGACATCCCTGAAGCTGTTGCTGTTGCCGACAATCCACCTTCTATAGCAAGCATTCTTTTTTCAAAAGCTTCTACACTTGGGTTGGATATACGGGTATAAACATGCCCAATGTTTCTACCTGAAAAAATATCTGCTAATTCTTTAGCCGTTTGGCGGGCATAAGCATTGGATAAATAAATCGGTACGTTCGTCGCTCCTGTTGATTTGTCATCTGCTCTATTACCATGTATTAAATTGGTTTGAAAACGCATACAACCACCTTCTTTTAATTTATTATGTAATGCATTGAATTCTTAAAATGGATAACTCTTTTGTAAGACACCTTACCAAAAGAATCATCCATTTTCTTTATACCAAAACTGTAGAAAGATATCTTTCTCCGCTATCTGGTGCAATGGCTAAAACTTTCTTACCCTTACCCAGATCCTTTGCTACTTCTAAGGCTGCAAAGACTGCTGCTCCTGATGATATTCCTACAAAAACACCTTCTTTTATGCTTAATGCTCTCGCTGTTTGAATGGCTTCTTCATTTGAAACTTTAACAATACGATCAAATACTTTTACATTTAAAACTTCCGGTATAAATCCTGCACCGATGCCTTGTATCATATGGGGTCCCGCTTCTTCGTTGGATAATACCGCCGAATCTTTTGGCTCGACTGCTATCACTTCTAAACCCTTCATTTTGCCTTTTAAAATTTCTCCAACTCCTGTAATGGTTCCACCTGTTCCAACACCTGCTATAAAGGCATCTAAGTCCTCACCAAAATCTGTTATAATTTCTTGAGCTGTGGTTTTTCTATGAACCGCTGGATTGGCTTTATTCTCAAATTGCTGCAACAGGTAGTAGCCGTTTTCTTCTGATAGTTCTATTGCCTGATCAATAGAACCTTTCATACCTAAATGGGCTTTTGTAAGAACCAATTCTGCCCCATAAGCTTTTAATAATTTTCTTCTTTCTAAAGACATAGATTCTGGCATAACCAATAATAAAGTATAACCTTTTACAGCTGCCACCATCGCAAGTCCAATACCTGTATTACCACTGGTTGGCTCTACTAGAGTATCTCCTGGTTTAATAAATCCTTCTCTTTCAGCTTCTTCTATCATATTCAATGCAATTCTATCTTTCACAGAACCGCCTGGATTAAACATTTCTAACTTTACATAAACCTCTGCCATATTCTCCTTAACCATGTTATTAAGTTTGACAACAGGGGAATGCCCAATTAATTGGGATATATTATCATATATCATCATGTCACCTCTACTTTTTCTTTATAATCAGTAGATTATAACCATCAAAACCTTCATTAATCTCTACAATTTCGTGTCCTTCACTTTCAACACTTTTGGGTACATTGGTAATGGGTTCACCATCATCTAAGTAAAAACCTATGGTACTTCCACTAGGTATCTTAGACAATTCAATTTTTACTTTTACAAAGTTTATTGGACATTTAACACCTTTAAAATCAACGATTTTTAAGTCGTCGCTTTTTTCTTTTTCCTTAGATTCTTCTTTGGTTTCTGGATCCCATTCTTTGTCTAGTGTAATGTTAAGTTGTGGATCTAATGATTCAAACATTGCTCGAACCCTTGATACAAGATACTGAATATCTTCATAATATTTCTCAAGGCTATCAATATCTCCTAGTTTATAATCAAATAACTCATCGATAACATCTTTAATTTCTTTTTTAACCAAACCTGTTTCTACAAAATGGGTTGTAAATTCTTTAAGTATCACTCTTTCTTTTGATGAATCAACGCCTTTTAAAACCAATAACGCTCTTGCACCTGAAACAGCCGCATCATATAGCTTGTTAGAGTCCTTAGTCTCTTTATAATCTTTTATTGCTGTATCGCCATTGTTAAGATCTAACTTAATAACATCTAATACACCTGCACTACATTCTCCAGGTCCTCTACCTTTTAATGAGAATTTTTCTTCTGATCCATAATCATAGAATAAGTCTTCATTATCTAACTCAATAGAAGCAAATGTTTTTATTAATTTATCAATGTATTGTCTTTCTTCTTGTAAAAACTGTGATATATCTTGTATGGTGCTTTTGCTTTTTAAGATACCTAACTCATATAAAAAGTCTGGTATTTTTTTGGCTGGTATATCACCTGCCGATTGACCTAATTTTGGATTTTCTCCAACATGACCATTTAAGAAAACAGAATACATTGGCACCAAGCCTTTGTCTGTTCTTTTCGCTTTACCGGCAAAACCAATTTTTCCTTTTTGATGCTGTCCACAAGAATTAGGACATCCTGAGATAAAAATTTGTGGCAACAAGCTTTTTATGCTGTCTTCCGCATTTTCAAATCTTTTTATGATGGCACTTAAGAAGTTTTGTGATAAACACAAACCTAATTTACAAGTCGCTGCTCCTGCACAAGCTACCGAGTGATCTATAGAATAAGGAGATGAAAAATCTTTCGTTAGCTCATATAATTTTTTAGCGTCTTCTTTTTTCAAATCTCTTATATATAAACCTTGGGTATTGGTTAAACGAATCGTTGTATCATAATCCAGATTGTCTATGAAATTTAAAAATTTATCCACATTCTCCGTAGTGATATTCCCATTTTCTGGATGAATATAAAGAGCATATAATCCTTTTTGTTTTTGAGGAACAATGTTGTTATTGTCTATCTCTTCATTAGAAGCAGTTGTTACTGCGTCTTTATCTAATGGTAATTCTAAATCCAAGTTCTTTTCTTGTTTAACACTTTCAAGTTCTTCATTATATTTCTTAACAAATGCTTCTTCACCTAGTCTATATAAAATATAACGTATTCTTGCACTATGTTTATTGGTTCGATCGCCTTCTTTTTCGAAGAGATTTTTCATGGCAAGGACATGGTATAATATTTCACTTCTTGGAATAAAATCCACTAATTTAATGGCTTCTGTTGGTCTACCACCTAAACCACCTGCACCATATACCACATAACCTAATTCATCATTTTTATTTTTTGCAATAAACCCTAAGTCAGAAATCGTGGCATTGGCATCATCTGCTTCTGTATTGGAAAATCCTATCTTGTATTTTCTAGGCAATTGAAACACACTGGGTTCTGTTAATAAAAATTCCGTCGTAGCTAAAGCATCTTGAGTCACATCAAACCCTTCACCTTGTTCCACGCCTGATAAAGCAGATGCAACAACGTTTCGTGCTGTATTACCACCTGTTCCTCTAGTCATAATACCAACATCTAATAAGCCCATCATAATATTTTCTGTATCTTCTATGGTTACTTTATGAAATTGAATGTCTTGCCTGGTTGTTATATGAATATAACCATGGCTGTATTTTTTTGCTAGTTCCACTACTTTTTTAAACTGTTCTAAAGTAATGACACCCGAGGGTATTCTTGTTCGGGTCATAAAGGTATTATTATCTCTTTGCTCATAAATCCCCATAGATACTCTATAAGGTTTAAATCGATCGGCTTCTACTTTTCCATCTTTTAATTCTTTTAATTTGACTGGATATTCTTTTATTTCATTTATAATGCGTTCAGGTATTTTTATCACAGTATCCCTCCTTATGGTCTTATTCTATAATCTTCAGATCTAATTTTTCAACTTCACTTTGTTCAACAATTTGAAAAAAATTAAAAACTGGATTCTCATCTGCTAAAGAGAGAATCCCATAAATGACTTTTGGGTCATAAGCCAGTT is a window encoding:
- the cysK gene encoding cysteine synthase A, which translates into the protein MMIYDNISQLIGHSPVVKLNNMVKENMAEVYVKLEMFNPGGSVKDRIALNMIEEAEREGFIKPGDTLVEPTSGNTGIGLAMVAAVKGYTLLLVMPESMSLERRKLLKAYGAELVLTKAHLGMKGSIDQAIELSEENGYYLLQQFENKANPAVHRKTTAQEIITDFGEDLDAFIAGVGTGGTITGVGEILKGKMKGLEVIAVEPKDSAVLSNEEAGPHMIQGIGAGFIPEVLNVKVFDRIVKVSNEEAIQTARALSIKEGVFVGISSGAAVFAALEVAKDLGKGKKVLAIAPDSGERYLSTVLV
- a CDS encoding O-acetylhomoserine aminocarboxypropyltransferase/cysteine synthase family protein, whose amino-acid sequence is MRFQTNLIHGNRADDKSTGATNVPIYLSNAYARQTAKELADIFSGRNIGHVYTRISNPSVEAFEKRMLAIEGGLSATATASGMSAIYLALMNIVQPGDEIIAASGVFGGTYNLLKNLDHQGINVKFLDVLNQETLDQAITSETKIVFAETIGNPKLDILDLESVGKVCQQKEVILIVDSTVTTPYLIKPIEYGADIVIHSTSKYINGTANAIGGMIIDGGSKKYQNEKYTNFETYHKRFRQFAFTAKLKMELGKDLGATMSPTNATLNLTGVETLQLRMKEHCKNAKKLAEYLSTHSKVDEVHFPGLTSSPYYEMAQKYYGEACGGILTVRFGSKEKAFAFIDHLNIISNLANIGDTKSLVIHPASTICAQNSTKEKEQMGVYEDLVRISVGIEDIEDIIEDVNQSLENI
- a CDS encoding sulfurtransferase TusA family protein, translating into MIKIPERIINEIKEYPVKLKELKDGKVEADRFKPYRVSMGIYEQRDNNTFMTRTRIPSGVITLEQFKKVVELAKKYSHGYIHITTRQDIQFHKVTIEDTENIMMGLLDVGIMTRGTGGNTARNVVASALSGVEQGEGFDVTQDALATTEFLLTEPSVFQLPRKYKIGFSNTEADDANATISDLGFIAKNKNDELGYVVYGAGGLGGRPTEAIKLVDFIPRSEILYHVLAMKNLFEKEGDRTNKHSARIRYILYRLGEEAFVKKYNEELESVKQEKNLDLELPLDKDAVTTASNEEIDNNNIVPQKQKGLYALYIHPENGNITTENVDKFLNFIDNLDYDTTIRLTNTQGLYIRDLKKEDAKKLYELTKDFSSPYSIDHSVACAGAATCKLGLCLSQNFLSAIIKRFENAEDSIKSLLPQIFISGCPNSCGQHQKGKIGFAGKAKRTDKGLVPMYSVFLNGHVGENPKLGQSAGDIPAKKIPDFLYELGILKSKSTIQDISQFLQEERQYIDKLIKTFASIELDNEDLFYDYGSEEKFSLKGRGPGECSAGVLDVIKLDLNNGDTAIKDYKETKDSNKLYDAAVSGARALLVLKGVDSSKERVILKEFTTHFVETGLVKKEIKDVIDELFDYKLGDIDSLEKYYEDIQYLVSRVRAMFESLDPQLNITLDKEWDPETKEESKEKEKSDDLKIVDFKGVKCPINFVKVKIELSKIPSGSTIGFYLDDGEPITNVPKSVESEGHEIVEINEGFDGYNLLIIKKK